Proteins from a single region of Pyrus communis chromosome 6, drPyrComm1.1, whole genome shotgun sequence:
- the LOC137738335 gene encoding protein SIEVE ELEMENT OCCLUSION B-like — protein MLGLANNVATKVASVVTTTHQHITGDHELSLFTMSDQKILEQIYGTHVHADESFDDDSLFGITENILKRATQIVDKIVQGTQVHVENIEEKTPKAGFITPLCTLKSIASEMQCKPPSEEVAHNTTLAILNKLSSYSWEAKAVLTLAAFAMEYGEFWLLAQLQESDRLAKSIAILKRVPVLLKPSDLHKKRQAVLELNNLIKATLQVSECIDQFDKLSSYDPKDVPGLAIAMDHIPVDVYWAIATVVACATKITILTSNEDKEHDLAPFAQKIHYVLNKLKIQLIVCRKQIEEAETYRRLRKIFQTPTEIMEVFKALIFTKENVQPLVDGSSKQMVKIDILRKKNVLLFISSLDISDDDISILKPIYDMIKKDNQHKIVWIPIVEHWTDDLRKKFESLRNKMPWYTVQISAPVAGIRFIKEEWSFKGKPTLVVMNPQGKVEHPNALHMIRVWGANAFPFTKATEEELSHVHGDKWIGTVVQGVSQSVTIKEDKYIFFYGGKDNGWIQEFTKKATAFANDPIFKEAKIHIELFCVGKGSKGEDDHGILGKFWTGIESLFFTKVHKPADKVGQEIQKLLSYKNESGWAVLSKGHSVVVTGHGVSILRVVEDFDKWKDHVKERGFEFCFKSYLERVRAANLPCCRLDIPGSTGKVPDTMKCPDCHRGMETFISYKCCHTDGPTAHH, from the exons ATGCTAGGTCTAGCAAACAATGTGGCTACCAAGGTGGCCTCAGTAGTTACCACTACTCATCAACACATTACTGGCGATCATGAGCTTAGCCTGTTTACCATGTCTGACCAGAAAATCTTGGAACAAATTTATGGTACTCATGTTCATGCTGATGAATCCTTTGATGATGATTCTCTTTTCGGCATCACCGAAAATATCCTTAAGCGTGCTACCCAAATTGTTGACAAAATTGTGCAG GGTACCCAAGTGCACGTGGAGAACATAGAGGAGAAGACACCCAAAGCAGGCTTCATTACACCACTGTGCACACTAAAGTCCATAGCCAGCGAG ATGCAATGCAAGCCTCCTAGTGAGGAAGTTGCCCACAACACAACCCTGGCCATACTGAACAAGCTATCAAGCTATTCATGGGAAGCAAAGGCAGTGCTGACTCTAGCAGCTTTTGCCATGGAATACGGGGAGTTCTGGCTCCTCGCCCAGCTTCAAGAATCAGACCGACTCGCCAAATCAATTGCAATCCTGAAGCGAGTCCCCGTGCTCCTCAAGCCCTCGGACCTGCACAAGAAAAGACAAGCAGTGCTTGAACTTAACAATCTGATCAAGGCCACATTGCAAGTGAGTGAGTGCATCGACCAATTCGACAAGCTTTCCAGCTACGACCCAAAAGATGTCCCAGGGTTGGCGATAGCAATGGACCATATTCCAGTTGATGTGTACTGGGCTATTGCCACTGTTGTTGCTTGTGCAACTAAGATCACCATCCTCACCAGTAATGA GGACAAGGAGCATGATCTAGCCCCATTTGCTCAAAAAATTCACTATGTCCTAAACAAGCTTAAGATCCAGCTTATTGTCTGCAGAAAACAAATTG AGGAGGCAGAGACTTACCGGAGGCTAAGGAAAATCTTCCAAACTCCTACTGAAATCATGGAGGTTTTCAAGGCCCTGATTTTTACCAAGGAAAATGTCCAGCCGCTCGTTGATGGTTCTAGTAAACAAATG GTTAAAATCGATATCCTGAGGAAGAAGAATGTGTTGTTGTTCATTTCAAGCCTAGACATCTCTGATGATGATATCTCAATCCTCAAGCCCATCTATGATATGATAAAGAAGGACAATCAGCACAAGATTGTGTGGATTCCGATTGTGGAGCATTGGACGGATGACCTCCGAAAGAAGTTTGAGAGCCTCCGAAATAAGATGCCATGGTACACAGTGCAGATCTCGGCACCTGTAGCAGGCATCAGGTTCATCAAGGAGGAGTGGAGCTTCAAGGGTAAGCCCACACTAGTGGTGATGAACCCACAAGGAAAGGTCGAACATCCCAACGCTCTCCACATGATTAGGGTTTGGGGAGCCAATGCTTTCCCTTTCACAAAGGCAACTGAAGAAGAGCTCTCACATGTTCACGGAGATAAATGGATTGGCACTGTTGTCCAAGGGGTTAGCCAATCTGTTACG ATCAAAGAGGACAAGTACATTTTCTTCTATGGTGGCAAAGACAATGGTTGGATTCAAGAGTTCACAAAGAAAGCAACTGCCTTTGCAAATGATCCCATCTTCAAGGAAGCAAAGATTCACATCGAGTTGTTCTGCGTGGGAAAAGGAAGCAAGGGAGAAGATGACCATGGCATCCTCGGTAAGTTCTGGACTGGCATCGAAAGCTTGTTCTTCACCAAGGTTCACAAGCCAGCCGACAAAGTCGGTCAAGAAATCCAGAAGCTACTTTCTTACAAAAACGAAAGTGGATGGGCTGTGCTCAGCAAAGGGCATTCTGTGGTGGTCACCGGCCACGGTGTCTCGATCTTGAGGGTGGTAGAGGACTTTGACAAATGGAAGGACCATGTGAAAGAGAGAGGCTTTGAGTTTTGCTTCAAGTCATACCTTGAGAGGGTTCGCGCTGCGAATCTACCTTGCTGCCGCCTTGATATTCCGGGCTCTACCGGGAAGGTTCCAGACACCATGAAGTGTCCTGATTGCCACCGGGGCATGGAGACTTTCATCAGTTACAAGTGTTGCCACACTGATGGTCCTACTGCACATCACTAA